Below is a window of bacterium DNA.
TGCTGACGTAGTTCTCGTCGGCCAGCGCCCGCCCGCCGCCCTTGAACGACCGCTCGCTGCCGAACAGGTTGCGGAAGGTCGGCCCCACGCCGGCGGCGCCGTCGAGCGTGTGGCACTGCTTGCAGCCCAGCACGTTGTAGACGCGCTCGCCGCCCTCGACGGGCGTCAGGCCGCTGAGGATGTCCGAGTGCTCGCGCAACCAGGCGTCGAATTCCTCGGGCGGGAGCACCTTCACGGTCGAGAGCATCGACGAGTGCTGGGTGCCGCAGTACTCGGCGCAGTAGAGGTCGTAGTCGCCGGGCCGCACGGCGGTGAACCAGGCCTTGCTGTAGCGCCCCGGCACCAGGTCCCGCTTGATGCGGAAGGCGGGGATCGACAGGCTGTGGATCACGTCCTGCGAGGTCATCACCAGCTGCACCGGGCGGTCGGCCGGCACGTGCAGCAGCTCGTCCACGTACCCGTTCGGGTAGGTGAAGGTCCACTTCCACTTCTGGCCCGTCACCTGGATCTGGTAGGCGTTCAGCGGCGGCGTCGACATGTCGACGTAGGCCTGGAAGCCGAACCAGAAGATGGCCGCGACCAGCAGCACCGGGATGGCCGTCCAGACCACCTCGACGGCCAGGTTGTGCGACGGCGAGGGCTCCGGCTCCTCCCCCTCGCGGCGGCGGCGGTAGCGCACGGCGAAGATCGCGAGCAGCGCCATCAGCAGCGTGAAGAAGAACAGCGAGATCCAGAAGATGAAGTAGAACAGGTTGTCGACGGTGCCGGCGGCCTCCGAGGCCCGGACCGGCAGCCAGAAGGTCCCGTCGCCCGTGGCCAGGAAGGGGACCCCCGCCCCGCGGACCGACAGCGTGTTCAGCAACCCGCTCAAGATCATGTCGATTTCCTTCTGCGGTCGCGGCGCCACAGCAGCGCCAGCCAGCCCGCGATCGCGAGCACCGTGACGAATCCGGCGATCTTCATCAGCCTGCGCGCGGACGGCCCGTAGCGGCCCACGCTCGAATCGTAGTCGTAGCAGAGCAGCAGGAGCTTCTCCTTGGTCCCGCCGATCCGGCCCCCGGACGCCTCGGACAGCGCCAGGCGCAGCGTCTGCGCGTCGAACTCGATGCCGTACAGGTAGCGGGCCACCCGGCCGTCCGGGGTGCAGACCACCAGGGCGGCCGGATGCATCCACTTCTGGGTCTTCTCGTCCCAGACGTAGCCGAACCCGACGGCGTCGGCCACGGCGCGGCTGTCCCGCGCGCTGCCGGTCAGGAACCGCCAGCCGGCGGCCGCTTCGGGCCGCCCGTAGGACTCCAGCGCGTTCTTCTTCTTCAGGTCCGCCAGCCGCGGGCCCTCGCGCTCGTCGATGCTCAGCGTCACGATCCCGAACTCCCGGCCCGGCGTCCACTCCACGTCGCGCAGGCCGTCGACCATGCCGTTGAGCACCAGGCCGCACAGCATCGGGCAGGCGAAGTAGCCCAGGTTCAGGATCACCGGGCGTCCCGGCGCGAAGCAGTCGCCCAGCCGGACCGCCGCGCTGTCC
It encodes the following:
- the coxB gene encoding cytochrome c oxidase subunit II, with product MSGLLNTLSVRGAGVPFLATGDGTFWLPVRASEAAGTVDNLFYFIFWISLFFFTLLMALLAIFAVRYRRRREGEEPEPSPSHNLAVEVVWTAIPVLLVAAIFWFGFQAYVDMSTPPLNAYQIQVTGQKWKWTFTYPNGYVDELLHVPADRPVQLVMTSQDVIHSLSIPAFRIKRDLVPGRYSKAWFTAVRPGDYDLYCAEYCGTQHSSMLSTVKVLPPEEFDAWLREHSDILSGLTPVEGGERVYNVLGCKQCHTLDGAAGVGPTFRNLFGSERSFKGGGRALADENYVS
- a CDS encoding SCO family protein, translating into MAMRIAAAACVLAVLTAAAAPTRAEPDLAAIDVVERPGATLPLDLVFAGEDSAAVRLGDCFAPGRPVILNLGYFACPMLCGLVLNGMVDGLRDVEWTPGREFGIVTLSIDEREGPRLADLKKKNALESYGRPEAAAGWRFLTGSARDSRAVADAVGFGYVWDEKTQKWMHPAALVVCTPDGRVARYLYGIEFDAQTLRLALSEASGGRIGGTKEKLLLLCYDYDSSVGRYGPSARRLMKIAGFVTVLAIAGWLALLWRRDRRRKST